Genomic window (Rathayibacter sp. VKM Ac-2760):
CGCCCGCTCGTCGTTCCGCGTCGGGCTCGCCCGATCACGGACGGTCGGCGAGTCCCCACGCGGCACGAGGCGCATCCGGCGATTCGCGTCCCAGCGAATCGCCGTCGCCGCACGCACCCCGCTCCACGAGACGCCCCCACCCCGAGAAGCCGACCGCGCTGCGCCGCGCAGGGAGCGGCGCAGCAGACGGTTCAGCCGACGCTGTGCATCCAGACGACCGGCGCGAAGTCGCTCGCCGCGCGGAAGGGCTCGAGCTCGTCGTCCCAGGCCTGGCCGAGGGCGAGGCGGAGTTCGCGGTGCAGCTCGATGGGATCGGCGCCGGCGGTCTCCATGGCGGCGCGGATGCGGTCCTCGGGGATGACGGTGCTGCCGGCGCTGTCGGTCTGGGCGTAGAAGATGCCGAGCTCGGGGGTGTGCATCCAGCGACCGCCGTCGACGCCGCGCGACGGGTCCTCGGTGACCTCGTAGCGGACGTCGGCCCAGCCGCGGAGCGCGGAGGCGATCTGCGCGCCCGTGCCGACCGGACCCTCCCAGGCGAACTCGGCGCGCTGGGCGCCGCGCTGCACGGGCTGCTCGATCCAGGTGAAGTTCACGGCACGGCCGAGAGCGCGTCCTGTCCCCCACTCGAGGTGAGGGCAGAGCGCGCGGGGGGCGGAGTGCACGAAAAGCACACCCCGGGTCTGTTGCGTCACCACGCTGTCCTCCGTCCGTCCTGGTGCGTCTTCCCCAACGACCTGGACCACGAAACGACGAGCAGTGCCTTGTTAGAACGGTGGACGAGCCACCGCTCCAGATTATGCAGGAGCGACCGCGCGCCGACAAGACGGCTCGCCGGGCCTGCCGCAGGGGTGTGCGGATCCCCTGCCTATACTCGGGATCGTCCGCCCGGGGCCGCGGCGCCGCACGGACCCGGCCCGCGATCCGCTCGAGAGGAGCCCCGTGTCGGTCCGCGACGGTCTGCTCGCTCTCCTCACCCTCGGTCCCGCGTACGGGCTCCAGCTGCACGCCGAGCTGCTC
Coding sequences:
- a CDS encoding DUF3145 domain-containing protein; translation: MLFVHSAPRALCPHLEWGTGRALGRAVNFTWIEQPVQRGAQRAEFAWEGPVGTGAQIASALRGWADVRYEVTEDPSRGVDGGRWMHTPELGIFYAQTDSAGSTVIPEDRIRAAMETAGADPIELHRELRLALGQAWDDELEPFRAASDFAPVVWMHSVG